From Nicotiana tabacum cultivar K326 chromosome 15, ASM71507v2, whole genome shotgun sequence, the proteins below share one genomic window:
- the LOC107759394 gene encoding 3'-5' exonuclease, with the protein MTTLRIVDNEEQDNRYDLFDVYFHSDTIKTTVTSDPDIVTTWISETESSIHDRRHLVVGLDVEWRPSFHRNQQFKVATLQLCVDRRCLIVQLLYCSSIPDSLVSFLSNGDYTFVGVGVENDVEKLVEDHDLSVRNMVDLRVLAADAYEMSNLKTAGLKELCNVVLGRQIEKPRSITMGRWDSEWLSLDQIQYACVDAFVSFEIAKHLNVGTKP; encoded by the coding sequence ATGACTACTCTCCGCATTGTAGACAACGAGGAGCAAGACAACCGCTACGACCTCTTTGACGTTTACTTCCACAGCGACACAATCAAAACAACAGTCACTTCCGATCCGGACATCGTCACTACGTGGATCTCCGAAACCGAATCCTCTATCCACGACCGCCGCCATCTCGTCGTTGGACTTGACGTCGAGTGGCGGCCCAGTTTCCACCGCAACCAGCAATTCAAAGTCGCAACTCTCCAGCTCTGCGTCGATCGCCGTTGCCTCATAGTCCAACTCCTCTACTGCAGTTCAATTCCAGATTCCCTCGTTAGTTTTCTGTCCAACGGAGACTACACGTTTGTTGGGGTTGGAGTTGAGAACGATGTGGAGAAGTTGGTGGAAGATCACGATCTAAGCGTGAGGAATATGGTGGATCTGAGAGTTTTGGCAGCTGATGCATATGAAATGAGTAATTTGAAAACTGCTGGGTTGAAGGAGCTGTGCAATGTTGTTCTTGGAAGACAGATTGAGAAGCCTAGAAGTATTACTATGGGTAGGTGGGACAGTGAGTGGTTGAGTTTGGATCAAATTCAGTATGCTTGTGTTGATGCTTTTGTTTCTTTTGAGATTGCAAAGCATTTGAATGTTGGTACTAAACCTTGA
- the LOC107759395 gene encoding uncharacterized protein LOC107759395, whose product MSDAQYLEEEKEMMLNNPSKILQQFTKWISDLHWKKLLLILPPMFLIVYISFSSNISPFMYSGTTSGSLFPASFTKDELDRSRIAVCLVGGARRFELTGPSIIQKILKVYPNSDLFLHSPLDSKAYKLSLLKAASRIAAVKIFRPQPIPETESQVRVLTAQNSPNGIQGLLQYFNLVEGCLTMIQDYQKQNNFTYDWIVRTRVDGYWSAKLAPDNFIPGHYLVPPGSSYGGLNDRFGVGDYNTSVVALSRLSMISQLDSAGYRLLNSETAFRAQLTTEQVPYQTMRLPFCVVTDRQYEYPPSHYGVPVAALSSRGPLSGAKCRPCKPACTGSCIEQVMNGLDKGWSWTDWANNSLELCDAHTEWESGWEKIFDGVAGKKLAAARSRIEGLELDQCVNDFAEMKNKTAQWEAPPGSEICSLGLLDSSRN is encoded by the exons ATGAGCGACGCCCAATAtttggaagaagaaaaagaaatgatgTTAAATAATCCGTCCAAAATTCTACAGCAGTTTACAAAATGGATTTCGGATCTTCATTGGAAGAAGTTACTGTTAATACTCCCACCTATGTTTCTCATTGTTTATATAtctttctcttcaaatatttccCCATTTATGTACAGTGGCACTACTTCTGGGTCGTTATTTCCGGCGAGTTTTACGAAGGACGAGTTGGATCGGTCGAGAATCGCTGTGTGTTTAGTGGGTGGCGCCCGTAGATTTGAACTCACTGGCCCTTCTATTATCCAGAAAATTCTCAAAGTTTATCCGAATTCTGATCTTTTTCTCCATAGTCCTTTGGATTCCAAGGCCTATAAGCTCTCCTTGTTGAAGGCTGCTTCTAGAATTGCTGCCGTTAAGATTTTCCGGCCACAGCCCATACCGGAAACTGAGTCACAAGTCCGAGTTCTCACTGCTCAAAACTCACCTAATGGCATACAG GGGTTGCTGCAATATTTCAACCTGGTAGAAGGTTGTTTGACGATGATCCAAGACTATCAAAAGCAGAACAACTTCACTTATGACTGGATAGTCCGGACAAGAGTTGATGGCTACTGGTCAGCAAAACTAGCCCCTGACAACTTCATTCCCGGTCACTACCTTGTCCCTCCAGGTTCCTCCTACGGTGGCTTAAACGATCGCTTTGGTGTTGGCGACTACAATACATCAGTGGTTGCTCTGTCGAGGCTCTCCATGATTTCCCAACTCGATTCAGCAGGATATCGTCTCCTCAACTCAGAAACTGCCTTCAGAGCCCAACTTACCACTGAACAAGTTCCCTACCAAACTATGCGCCTACCTTTTTGCGTTGTGACGGATCGTCAATACGAATATCCACCCTCCCATTATGGTGTTCCGGTTGCAGCGCTTTCTAGTCGAGGCCCTTTAAGTGGGGCCAAGTGCCGGCCTTGCAAGCCTGCATGCACCGGCTCATGCATTGAGCAAGTCATGAATGGACTAGATAAAGGATGGAGTTGGACGGATTGGGCTAATAACTCGCTCGAGCTCTGTGATGCTCATACTGAATGGGAGAGCGGGTGGGAGAAAATATTTGATGGAGTGGCTGGTAAAAAACTTGCTGCAGCTAGAAGCcgaattgaaggtttggaattgGATCAGTGTGTGAACGATTTTGCTGAGATGAAGAACAAGACAGCTCAATGGGAGGCTCCACCGGGGTCTGAAATTTGTAGCTTAGGTTTATTGGACTCTTCCCGAAATTAA
- the LOC107811669 gene encoding uncharacterized protein LOC107811669: protein MAIANKMRINGEKLEDVTIIEKILRSMTAKFNYIVCSTEDSKDIDTLSIDELQSSLLVHEQKLNQQDKEELALKTTTFSNGADHEKGKWKGKHWHHKKEKIKSGDSQGKGKRQTKEDAETKAEEDVSLLMAYTSRERVSANLWYLDTGYSNHMCGHKVAFSELDETFQDTVKFGDNSAVSVMGKGKVQVTTKDNSILTISNVFYVPALKTNLLSAGQLLEKVYELNIKGGVCQI from the exons ATGGCTATCGCAAATAAGATGCGAATTAATGGAGAAAAGCTGGAGGACGTTACCATCATTGAGAAAATACTTCGCTCGATGACAGCAAAGTTCAACTATATCGTTTGCTCCACTGAAGATTCCAAGGACATTGATACTCTTTCTATTGATGAATTGCAAAGTTCTTTGTTGGTTCATGAACAAAAGTTAAATCAACAAGACAAGGAAGAGTTAGCATTGAAGACAACGACTTTCTCAAACGGAGCAGATCATGAGAAAGGCAAATGGAAGGGAAAACACTGGCATCACAAAAAGGAAAAGATCAAATCTGGTGATTCTCAAGGAAAAGGGAAAAGGC AGACAAAGGAAGATGCAGAGACAAAGGCGGAAGAagatgtttctctcttgatggcatATACTTCTAGAGAAAGAGTTTCTGCTAATTTATGGTATCTTGATACCGGTTACAGCAATCACATGTGTGGACACAAAGTGGCGTTCTCAGAATTGGATGAAACTTTTCAAGATACTGTGAAGTTTGGAGATAATTCCGCTGTCTCTGTTATGGGAAAAGGGAAGGTACAAGTCACAACCAAAGACAACTCCATTCTTACTATCAGTAATGTCTTTTATGTTCCTGCTTTAAAGACAAATTTATTGAGTGCTGGACAACTTTTAGAAAAGGTGTATGAGCTTAATATCAAAGGTGGAGTTTGTCAAATATGA